A single region of the Oenococcus kitaharae DSM 17330 genome encodes:
- the budA gene encoding acetolactate decarboxylase translates to MADFSKIYQHGILAQIMDGQYDGTTTVGDLLTHGDFGIGTTTGIGVELIVLDGKAYGVPSSGKVRLLDLQTEKVPFATVNFFDKQLPKETLTDMTSAAFEKHAVEHGALQNVFTAVRLHGEFTDVLARSADQQQKPYPPFATVAASQHEFHADKLQATILGYYTPSVYEGAAAAGFHLHILADDHSFGGHLLHFHIKQADLQLQVFDDFQLHLPTSNKIFRDRQLDLPTLKAAMRKTE, encoded by the coding sequence ATGGCTGACTTTTCAAAAATTTACCAGCACGGTATCCTAGCACAAATCATGGATGGCCAATATGACGGTACGACAACAGTTGGTGATCTGTTGACTCATGGCGACTTTGGCATTGGCACCACCACCGGTATCGGTGTGGAATTAATCGTTCTAGACGGAAAGGCCTATGGCGTCCCAAGCAGCGGCAAAGTCCGTTTGCTGGATTTGCAGACTGAAAAAGTGCCTTTTGCAACTGTGAACTTTTTTGACAAACAGCTGCCTAAAGAAACTTTGACCGACATGACTTCAGCCGCCTTTGAAAAACACGCCGTTGAACACGGCGCTTTGCAAAATGTCTTTACAGCTGTCCGCCTGCATGGTGAGTTTACAGATGTCCTAGCGCGCTCTGCTGATCAGCAGCAAAAACCTTATCCGCCCTTTGCAACAGTTGCTGCCTCTCAGCATGAATTTCACGCCGATAAGCTGCAGGCGACCATCTTGGGTTACTACACACCTTCAGTATATGAAGGGGCTGCTGCTGCCGGATTTCACCTGCACATCTTAGCTGATGATCATTCCTTCGGCGGCCATCTGCTGCATTTTCATATCAAACAAGCTGATTTACAGCTGCAAGTATTTGATGATTTCCAACTGCATCTACCAACCAGCAACAAGATTTTCCGTGACCGCCAATTAGACCTACCGACTTTAAAAGCGGCCATGCGGAAAACCGAATAA
- the gatC gene encoding Asp-tRNA(Asn)/Glu-tRNA(Gln) amidotransferase subunit GatC encodes MSNSLPREDAAHVAQLAKLHFSDQQLDVLTGQLASILDLVETLNEVDTEGVEPTYTVSNNVNVLREDLAVKSGQKAALLANAPETQDGQIKVPAIIDEES; translated from the coding sequence ATGTCAAATTCATTACCACGCGAAGATGCGGCCCATGTCGCACAACTCGCCAAGCTGCATTTCTCCGATCAGCAATTAGATGTTCTGACCGGTCAATTAGCCAGTATTTTAGACCTTGTCGAGACATTAAACGAGGTCGATACGGAAGGTGTTGAGCCGACCTATACTGTTTCAAATAATGTCAATGTATTAAGAGAAGACTTGGCTGTCAAGTCAGGACAAAAGGCTGCTTTATTGGCCAATGCGCCGGAAACGCAGGACGGGCAGATTAAAGTTCCCGCGATTATTGATGAGGAGAGCTGA
- a CDS encoding APC family permease, with translation MIENEQQLKRNFGFFGTLSLVIGTVIGSGIFFKQGRVLQEAGSTSMALLAWFVGGIVTLASAMSVAELGSEMPQTGGIYIYISKIFGKFWGFLAGWMQISFYGPALIASVSYFFSTLFVTFFHLPAKINFGIFSLGSVFCIAVAACILIALMNMLENRVSRVFAIMTTSIKMIPIFALIIFGLFFGHAGATSSLVNLFANQIGQGNFGVAVLSTLFAYDGWVVISNLGGEIKNAQKTLPRAVTTGIFIVLLAYMGVSFGVFKSLPAKEIIALGDQAPFHILSGAFGPIGGRLMDIGVMISVIGTLNSKILSFPRVVFEMADKGQLPFSGFFHTLGKHSKTPNYATIFEIVIAALLLNAFSSSQDLSDWLVFVSFLFYLLTFVAVFIMRHHLQRKPHFSAPLHPLFPTLAIAGTLFIEISTIVNAFTDPTGQQLFGIIVSLLIVALGVPLYYAKKIYKL, from the coding sequence ATGATTGAAAACGAGCAGCAACTCAAACGAAATTTTGGATTTTTCGGTACTTTATCACTTGTCATTGGTACGGTTATCGGATCAGGGATCTTTTTTAAACAGGGGCGGGTACTTCAAGAAGCCGGATCGACATCGATGGCCTTATTGGCTTGGTTCGTCGGCGGGATCGTGACTTTGGCGTCAGCCATGTCTGTCGCCGAACTCGGGTCCGAAATGCCTCAGACGGGCGGCATTTATATCTATATTAGTAAGATTTTCGGCAAGTTCTGGGGATTTTTAGCTGGATGGATGCAGATCTCTTTTTATGGGCCGGCTTTAATCGCTTCAGTTTCCTACTTTTTTTCGACCCTTTTTGTGACTTTTTTTCATTTACCGGCAAAAATTAATTTTGGGATTTTTAGTCTAGGCAGTGTTTTTTGTATTGCCGTAGCAGCTTGTATTCTAATTGCACTAATGAATATGCTGGAAAACCGTGTCAGCCGTGTGTTTGCGATTATGACAACCAGTATCAAAATGATCCCTATTTTTGCCTTGATTATTTTTGGTCTTTTCTTCGGTCACGCTGGCGCAACGAGCAGTCTGGTCAACCTGTTTGCCAATCAAATCGGGCAAGGCAACTTCGGCGTGGCCGTCTTATCGACGCTGTTTGCTTACGATGGCTGGGTCGTGATCTCTAATTTGGGCGGCGAGATTAAAAACGCTCAAAAGACACTGCCAAGAGCTGTGACGACTGGCATTTTTATCGTGCTGCTGGCCTACATGGGTGTCTCTTTTGGCGTTTTCAAGTCGCTGCCGGCTAAAGAAATCATTGCTTTGGGTGATCAGGCACCTTTTCATATTTTGTCCGGTGCTTTTGGTCCGATTGGTGGCCGCTTGATGGACATTGGTGTCATGATTTCTGTGATTGGCACCTTGAATTCTAAAATTCTCAGTTTTCCTAGAGTTGTTTTTGAAATGGCCGACAAAGGGCAGCTGCCTTTTTCTGGATTCTTTCATACTTTAGGTAAACATTCCAAAACGCCTAACTATGCTACTATTTTTGAAATCGTGATCGCAGCTTTGTTATTGAATGCTTTTTCATCTTCACAAGATTTATCCGATTGGCTGGTTTTTGTGAGCTTCCTATTTTATCTGCTGACTTTTGTGGCAGTGTTTATTATGCGTCACCACCTGCAGAGAAAACCGCATTTTTCAGCGCCTCTGCACCCCTTATTCCCGACATTAGCAATCGCGGGTACTTTGTTCATTGAAATTTCGACAATCGTGAATGCCTTTACTGACCCCACAGGGCAGCAGCTTTTTGGCATTATCGTCTCTCTTTTGATTGTTGCCCTGGGTGTCCCGCTTTATTACGCCAAAAAAATCTATAAACTATAA
- a CDS encoding DUF402 domain-containing protein, which translates to MAKDAARNPREGDFITIKSYKHDGHLHRTWRDTMVLKTSENAIIGLNDHTLVTEDDGRRWVTHEPALVYFHNKYWFNIIAMMRSDGVSYYCNLASPYVMDKEALKYIDYDLDIKVLTNGTKHLLDADEYVAHSQLWHYPPEIDEILRAHTKILINMINTHAGPFSQGYVDLWYSRYKTLVKHKM; encoded by the coding sequence ATGGCTAAAGACGCAGCTCGCAATCCGCGGGAAGGCGACTTTATCACGATCAAAAGTTACAAGCACGATGGCCACCTGCATCGCACCTGGCGCGATACGATGGTTCTAAAGACCAGTGAAAATGCCATTATCGGATTGAATGACCACACGCTCGTGACAGAGGATGATGGCCGGCGTTGGGTCACACACGAACCGGCGCTTGTCTATTTTCATAATAAATACTGGTTTAACATTATTGCGATGATGCGCAGCGACGGCGTAAGTTACTACTGCAATTTGGCAAGTCCTTACGTCATGGACAAAGAGGCGCTGAAGTACATCGACTATGACCTTGATATTAAAGTACTAACAAACGGCACAAAACATCTGCTTGATGCAGATGAATATGTTGCGCATAGTCAATTGTGGCATTATCCGCCTGAGATTGACGAAATCCTCCGGGCACACACAAAGATTTTGATTAACATGATTAACACACATGCCGGACCTTTTTCACAGGGTTATGTTGATCTTTGGTATTCGCGTTATAAGACACTTGTAAAACATAAGATGTGA
- a CDS encoding RecX family transcriptional regulator, with protein sequence MTKKITKISAQKIHGRYNLELDGKFAFGITEMTLIKFGLAKNRELDDQEVSTIKKFEESARALSRGLTFLSHHLRTEKELRDKLRSQHFDAEAIDSAVTHLKEEKYIDDRIYAENFVHTQARLLSVGPLVISRKLQALGIAPVDIQAAMQDYKTDNQAENALALAEKFQKHYAKNPAMIQRQKINQALYGKGYDADLIKTVLEKLDFSEDPDVQLENARRVLARIWPRYSKYGRERPYKARQYLYGKGFSAELIDKVIGEQGD encoded by the coding sequence ATGACGAAAAAGATTACAAAAATATCGGCTCAGAAAATTCACGGCCGTTATAATCTTGAGCTGGATGGCAAGTTCGCTTTTGGCATCACGGAAATGACGCTGATTAAGTTCGGTTTGGCCAAAAATCGCGAATTGGATGATCAAGAAGTTTCAACGATTAAAAAGTTTGAAGAGTCGGCTCGTGCGCTTTCGCGCGGACTGACTTTTTTGTCTCACCATCTTCGCACCGAAAAGGAACTTCGTGATAAACTGCGTTCACAGCATTTCGATGCCGAGGCAATTGATAGTGCAGTCACGCATTTAAAAGAAGAAAAATATATTGATGATCGGATTTATGCTGAGAATTTTGTCCACACGCAGGCGCGTCTTTTATCCGTCGGCCCGCTAGTTATCAGCAGAAAACTACAGGCTCTTGGCATTGCGCCGGTCGATATACAAGCTGCCATGCAGGATTATAAAACTGATAATCAGGCGGAGAATGCCTTGGCTTTGGCGGAAAAATTTCAAAAACATTATGCGAAAAATCCGGCCATGATTCAAAGACAGAAAATTAATCAGGCTCTGTACGGCAAAGGTTATGATGCTGATTTGATTAAAACTGTTTTAGAGAAATTAGACTTTAGCGAAGATCCGGATGTGCAATTAGAAAACGCTCGCCGCGTGCTGGCGCGAATTTGGCCGCGTTATAGCAAATATGGCCGAGAACGTCCCTACAAAGCCCGTCAGTATCTATATGGAAAAGGGTTTTCTGCCGAGTTGATTGATAAAGTGATTGGGGAACAAGGTGACTGA
- the trxA gene encoding thioredoxin, with protein sequence MAISVLDSASFEPETKSGVTVTDFWATWCTPCKIQAPILEKISETMTDVKFSKIDVDQNQETASGLGIQAIPTLIIKKDGQVVDRVVGVHNQKQLNEIINKYRS encoded by the coding sequence ATGGCAATTTCAGTATTAGATTCCGCTTCGTTTGAGCCGGAAACAAAATCAGGCGTGACTGTCACTGATTTTTGGGCAACTTGGTGCACACCCTGCAAAATTCAAGCACCGATTCTTGAGAAAATCTCTGAGACAATGACTGACGTCAAATTCAGCAAGATCGATGTTGACCAGAATCAGGAGACAGCTTCCGGATTGGGCATCCAGGCTATCCCAACTCTGATCATTAAAAAGGACGGTCAGGTTGTTGACCGCGTGGTTGGCGTGCATAATCAAAAACAATTGAACGAAATTATCAACAAATATCGTTCTTAA
- a CDS encoding glycosyltransferase family 2 protein: MPNSVSPTLAIIVPVTNEEENIPLFYHALRRDLTRESLAALPGPLNQLSYDIWYIDDGSSDGTLAQIKALSAQDSHIHFVSFSRNFGKEAAIYAGLSYAQHYDFAVIMDVDLQDPPALLPKMLKKLVTEHLDSVATRRSNRKGEKVIVSFCSDLFYHFISKISSTKLVKGARDYRIMSRQMVQALLAMPENQRFSKGLFTWIGFNTEYISYENIEREKGRSKWGFWKLFKYAISGIISFSTAPLTFVTVLGSVTTLLALIGGIFVIVRKLLDPAIAIGGWTTITVIIMFFGGLQMASLGIVGRYIAAIFLESKRRPIYIEKEHK, translated from the coding sequence ATGCCGAATTCCGTTAGTCCCACACTCGCAATTATTGTGCCGGTCACAAATGAAGAAGAGAATATTCCACTTTTTTATCATGCCCTCAGGCGGGATTTAACCCGAGAAAGTTTGGCTGCTTTGCCCGGGCCTTTAAATCAACTGAGTTATGATATCTGGTACATTGACGATGGGTCAAGCGATGGGACTTTAGCACAGATAAAGGCCCTATCGGCTCAGGACAGTCATATACATTTTGTGTCTTTTTCCCGGAATTTTGGTAAAGAAGCTGCAATCTATGCGGGATTGTCTTATGCACAGCACTATGATTTTGCAGTTATCATGGATGTGGATCTGCAAGATCCGCCTGCTTTATTGCCAAAAATGCTGAAAAAATTAGTGACAGAGCACCTAGACAGCGTGGCAACAAGGCGGTCGAATCGTAAAGGCGAAAAGGTTATTGTCAGTTTTTGTTCTGATTTGTTTTATCATTTCATTTCTAAGATTTCTTCGACGAAATTAGTGAAAGGTGCCCGCGACTATCGGATTATGAGCCGGCAGATGGTTCAGGCTTTGTTGGCCATGCCGGAAAATCAGCGTTTTTCAAAGGGCTTGTTCACCTGGATCGGTTTTAATACCGAGTACATCAGTTATGAAAATATCGAAAGAGAAAAAGGCCGCAGCAAGTGGGGTTTTTGGAAACTTTTCAAATATGCGATTAGCGGGATCATTTCTTTTTCGACGGCACCGCTGACTTTTGTGACCGTTTTGGGTTCTGTGACGACCCTTCTAGCTTTGATTGGCGGCATTTTTGTGATTGTCAGAAAGCTGTTGGATCCAGCAATTGCAATTGGCGGCTGGACGACGATTACCGTGATTATTATGTTTTTTGGCGGTCTGCAAATGGCCAGTCTCGGGATTGTCGGCCGTTATATTGCGGCCATTTTCTTGGAGTCTAAGCGGCGCCCAATCTATATTGAGAAAGAACATAAGTAA
- a CDS encoding NUDIX hydrolase: MTEKGKILKETKEFHGQIFDVVDRKIHTPDGLTVDRQVVLHGDAVAFVAPIRIDGGIKLALGREYRAGLNAERTSFPAGLINPGEDPKTAALREAREELGLSYRDAKEIFLISTSEGFTNEATHLMLLSGLIGKSDKHFDPSEFVKTLFVTFDELEQLILSGKVTTAPGIIAYQWLKLHPESLAVI, translated from the coding sequence GTGACTGAAAAAGGGAAAATTTTAAAGGAAACAAAAGAATTTCATGGCCAGATCTTCGATGTTGTGGATCGAAAGATTCACACACCTGATGGGCTGACCGTTGATCGACAAGTCGTTTTGCATGGGGATGCTGTGGCTTTTGTCGCACCAATACGCATAGATGGCGGCATTAAATTAGCTTTAGGCCGCGAGTATCGTGCCGGCTTGAACGCCGAAAGGACCAGTTTTCCAGCCGGCCTGATTAATCCAGGCGAAGATCCCAAGACAGCTGCGCTTCGTGAAGCACGAGAAGAATTAGGCTTGTCCTATCGAGATGCCAAGGAGATTTTTCTAATCAGCACTAGTGAAGGATTTACAAATGAAGCGACTCATTTAATGCTGCTTTCTGGGCTGATCGGCAAAAGTGATAAACATTTTGATCCCAGTGAGTTTGTCAAAACGCTCTTTGTCACTTTTGATGAATTGGAACAATTGATTTTGTCTGGCAAAGTCACGACTGCGCCCGGCATTATTGCTTATCAATGGTTAAAGCTGCATCCGGAAAGTTTAGCCGTCATCTGA
- the gatA gene encoding Asp-tRNA(Asn)/Glu-tRNA(Gln) amidotransferase subunit GatA — MTDFFQEDLVSLHKKLVNKEITAVDLAKAALDKAEHAQKDVNAYITLDRQGALKRAAEIDAAGIDADNIFSGIPLAVKDNIVTKGLRTTAASHILDNFVPIYDAAVMEKLNKLGLVVIGKTNMDEFAMGGSTETSFFGKTANAWDHTKVPGGSSGGSAAAVASGLIPFALGSDTGGSIRQPAAFNGIVGLKPTYGRVSRWGLIAFGSSLDQIGPLTRTVKDNARVLSVIAGKDPRDTTSEDSPVPDFLANIEGGVKGLRVGVPKEYFAKGIDDDVKATIKKAIAKFEELGAVVDEVSLPHSRYGIAAYYILASSEASSNLQRFDGIRYGYSARQEGQTLEDLYVKTRSEGFGPEVKRRIMLGTFALSAGFYDAYFKKAAQVRTLIVSDFTKVFQDHDLILGPTTTSTAFDLGSEDDDPVKMYMNDLLTIPVNLAGLPGMSINAGFANHLPVGLQIIGRPFDESTIYRAAYAFEQATKLYEQHPEVSF; from the coding sequence ATGACTGATTTTTTTCAGGAAGATTTAGTTAGTTTGCACAAAAAATTAGTCAATAAGGAAATTACCGCTGTTGACTTGGCAAAGGCAGCTTTAGATAAAGCTGAACATGCCCAAAAAGACGTCAATGCCTATATCACTTTGGACCGTCAAGGTGCTTTAAAACGCGCTGCTGAAATCGACGCTGCCGGCATTGACGCTGACAATATTTTTTCCGGCATTCCTTTGGCTGTCAAAGATAACATTGTCACCAAGGGGCTTCGGACAACAGCTGCTTCGCATATTTTGGACAACTTTGTCCCAATTTATGATGCAGCCGTCATGGAAAAGCTGAACAAACTGGGATTGGTTGTGATTGGCAAAACGAACATGGATGAGTTTGCCATGGGCGGTTCGACTGAGACCTCGTTCTTTGGCAAGACGGCAAACGCTTGGGATCACACAAAGGTTCCCGGCGGTTCTTCGGGCGGATCGGCAGCAGCTGTTGCTTCCGGCCTGATCCCATTTGCATTGGGTTCTGATACAGGCGGTTCGATTCGTCAGCCGGCTGCTTTTAACGGCATTGTTGGTTTGAAACCAACGTACGGCCGTGTCTCACGCTGGGGACTGATTGCCTTTGGTTCCAGCTTGGATCAGATTGGTCCTTTGACACGGACTGTTAAAGATAATGCACGTGTTTTGTCAGTGATTGCTGGCAAAGACCCTCGTGATACGACAAGCGAAGACAGCCCGGTACCGGACTTTTTAGCCAACATTGAAGGCGGTGTTAAGGGCTTACGTGTGGGCGTGCCTAAGGAATATTTTGCTAAGGGTATCGACGACGACGTCAAAGCAACCATCAAAAAAGCGATTGCTAAATTTGAGGAATTAGGTGCCGTCGTTGATGAAGTTTCCCTGCCGCATTCTCGCTACGGCATTGCCGCCTACTATATTCTAGCTTCGTCTGAGGCTTCTTCGAATCTGCAGCGTTTTGATGGTATTCGTTACGGTTATTCAGCACGTCAAGAAGGCCAGACTCTAGAAGATTTGTATGTCAAGACACGTTCTGAAGGCTTTGGTCCAGAAGTAAAACGGCGAATTATGTTAGGAACATTCGCCTTATCAGCCGGATTCTATGATGCCTACTTTAAAAAGGCCGCTCAGGTCCGGACTTTGATTGTGTCTGATTTTACTAAAGTTTTTCAGGATCATGATTTGATTTTGGGCCCAACGACGACTTCGACAGCCTTTGACCTTGGCTCTGAAGATGATGATCCAGTCAAAATGTATATGAATGATTTGCTGACAATTCCTGTGAATTTGGCTGGTCTGCCAGGTATGTCGATTAATGCCGGTTTTGCTAATCATCTGCCGGTCGGTCTGCAGATTATTGGCCGTCCTTTTGATGAAAGCACGATTTACCGCGCAGCCTATGCCTTTGAACAGGCGACAAAACTATATGAACAGCATCCGGAGGTGAGTTTCTAA
- the alsS gene encoding acetolactate synthase AlsS: MAENKRFGADLVLESLSNHEVKYIFGIPGAKIDRLFEAIAHTPGAPKLVITKHEQNAAFMAQAVGRLTGKPGVVLVTSGPGASNLATGILTAQTENDPVVAIAGQVPRNDLYRRTHQSTPSVLLFNGITKFTTEIQDAENISEVIANAFDAATKAPQGASFISLPQDVDDSPVTSKALAKVQTITAGPADLDGIKSLADKVRQAKLPVILVGQRGSDEKVVAALHAFLHGVKLPVVETFQGAGVIDHSLLQQSFFGRVGLFANQAGDQLLKAADLVITVGYDAVEYEPRVWNKENRLQIVTIDSTDAQIDAHYNPAFQLVGNIAQTLNLLADELQDYTVSDAVEQRLTAFRDQLQTEPGGPKFQPADGLSHPLDVVHAIQKQVTDDMTVTLDVGSVYIWMSRFFRSYRPRHFLISDGMQTLGVALPWAIAASLVRPDEKIVSVSGDGGFMFSSAELETAVRLHANIVHIIFNDQGHYDMVKFQEEMKYGQSAGVDFGKIDFVKYAESFGAKGLRVDNPDQIDSVLSEAFNWNKGPVVVDVPVDYSHNTELYADLIQGATD, translated from the coding sequence ATGGCGGAAAACAAACGTTTTGGGGCCGATCTTGTACTCGAGTCCCTTTCGAATCATGAAGTTAAGTATATTTTTGGTATTCCCGGTGCCAAGATTGATCGGCTTTTTGAAGCAATTGCCCACACACCCGGTGCACCAAAATTAGTAATTACTAAACACGAACAGAATGCAGCTTTTATGGCCCAAGCAGTCGGCCGTTTGACAGGAAAACCCGGCGTGGTTCTTGTCACATCCGGCCCTGGTGCATCTAACTTGGCGACAGGAATTTTAACCGCACAGACTGAAAATGACCCGGTAGTCGCAATTGCTGGCCAGGTGCCGCGTAATGATTTGTACCGGCGGACTCACCAGTCAACGCCTTCGGTACTGCTGTTCAACGGTATTACGAAATTTACGACAGAAATTCAGGATGCTGAAAATATTTCCGAAGTAATTGCAAACGCTTTTGATGCCGCTACCAAAGCACCACAGGGTGCATCCTTTATCAGCCTGCCGCAAGATGTTGACGACAGTCCTGTCACAAGCAAAGCACTGGCAAAAGTCCAGACCATCACGGCCGGCCCAGCTGATTTAGACGGCATTAAATCCTTGGCAGATAAGGTTCGTCAAGCCAAACTGCCTGTCATTCTCGTCGGCCAAAGAGGCTCAGACGAAAAAGTCGTTGCAGCCCTGCATGCCTTTTTGCACGGGGTTAAATTACCAGTTGTTGAAACATTCCAAGGCGCCGGCGTGATTGATCACAGCCTGCTGCAGCAATCATTCTTCGGACGTGTCGGCCTGTTTGCCAACCAAGCCGGTGATCAGTTATTGAAAGCTGCTGATCTGGTGATCACAGTGGGTTATGATGCCGTCGAATACGAACCTCGTGTCTGGAACAAGGAAAACCGTTTGCAAATCGTCACGATCGATTCGACCGATGCGCAAATTGACGCACACTATAACCCAGCCTTCCAATTGGTCGGCAATATTGCTCAAACATTGAATTTGCTGGCTGATGAATTGCAGGATTACACAGTCAGCGACGCTGTTGAACAACGCCTGACAGCTTTTCGTGATCAGCTGCAGACAGAACCCGGCGGACCTAAATTCCAGCCTGCTGACGGCCTCTCGCATCCCTTGGATGTCGTTCATGCGATTCAAAAACAAGTCACAGATGACATGACCGTGACTTTGGATGTCGGATCTGTCTATATTTGGATGAGCCGTTTCTTCCGCTCCTACCGTCCGCGCCATTTCCTGATTTCTGATGGCATGCAGACTTTGGGTGTGGCACTGCCTTGGGCGATCGCCGCTTCCTTGGTCCGTCCTGATGAAAAAATCGTCAGTGTCTCCGGTGATGGCGGCTTTATGTTTTCCAGTGCAGAATTGGAAACGGCTGTTCGTTTGCACGCAAACATTGTCCACATTATTTTTAACGACCAAGGCCACTACGACATGGTCAAATTCCAAGAAGAAATGAAATATGGTCAGTCAGCCGGTGTTGATTTCGGCAAGATTGATTTCGTTAAATATGCAGAATCCTTTGGTGCCAAGGGCCTGCGCGTGGATAATCCCGATCAGATTGACTCAGTTCTTAGCGAAGCCTTTAATTGGAACAAAGGTCCGGTTGTTGTGGATGTTCCAGTCGATTACTCGCACAACACGGAGCTGTATGCTGATTTGATCCAAGGAGCGACAGACTAA
- the map gene encoding type I methionyl aminopeptidase has protein sequence MITLKSVNEIKEMDTAGDVISGMHHMLRSLIKPGLDTWEIEEKSRAYIEGHGAIASQIGFDGFKYAVTVSVNDEVAHAFPRKGLILENGDLVKVDTVVEKNHGLADSAWTYRVGTVSPEIERLYEVAHKALYIGIDQAVVGNRIGDIGAAIDHYVTDENHFGNVREYIGHGIGPTMHEDPQVPHFGVAGHGLRLRPGMTITIEPMVNTGTWEVKTDYAGDGWTVSTKDGGWSAQFEHTLVITHDGPKILTSQDPDIDDKYLIKDWDNFKI, from the coding sequence ATGATTACATTAAAGAGTGTTAACGAAATAAAAGAGATGGATACTGCTGGTGATGTGATTAGCGGTATGCATCACATGCTGCGCAGTTTGATCAAGCCTGGATTGGATACCTGGGAAATCGAAGAAAAATCACGTGCCTATATTGAAGGGCACGGTGCTATTGCGAGTCAAATCGGTTTTGATGGTTTTAAATATGCTGTGACTGTTTCAGTCAATGATGAAGTGGCCCACGCCTTTCCTCGTAAGGGCCTGATTTTGGAAAACGGCGACTTAGTCAAGGTCGACACAGTTGTCGAAAAGAATCACGGCCTTGCAGATTCTGCTTGGACTTATCGCGTTGGAACTGTCAGCCCGGAAATCGAACGTCTGTATGAAGTTGCTCATAAGGCCCTATATATTGGTATTGACCAGGCCGTTGTCGGTAACCGTATTGGTGATATTGGCGCTGCAATTGACCACTATGTGACTGACGAGAATCATTTTGGCAACGTGCGCGAGTATATCGGGCATGGCATCGGCCCAACTATGCATGAAGATCCGCAGGTGCCGCATTTTGGTGTTGCCGGTCACGGTTTGCGTTTGCGGCCCGGCATGACAATTACGATTGAGCCGATGGTCAACACAGGCACTTGGGAAGTTAAAACTGATTATGCTGGAGATGGCTGGACCGTTTCAACAAAAGACGGCGGCTGGTCGGCGCAGTTTGAGCATACGCTTGTGATTACCCACGACGGGCCGAAGATTCTGACCTCGCAAGATCCGGATATTGATGACAAATATCTGATTAAGGATTGGGACAACTTTAAAATCTAA